In Colwellia sp. M166, a genomic segment contains:
- a CDS encoding HDOD domain-containing protein — translation MKVLLIDNLSGQLLALKQALTNSRAKFAHVTGLNAAVSALSQHQFNVVICAAMVDNSSGDAILEMVSKKFPTIVRILIDGNEQQPHSIAHYCFAQPLECRVIVSTITQLTNNNQAITKDIIVKTIANIKVLPSPPKVYMQLNAILKERNSDSHKIAEIIQQDPALTAKVLQFSNNTFATNGKPMMNISDAITKMGIDTLCCIVMTAELFAYNPKIKDFSILDEQLHCLATAKLAASMVKAELKQDAMIAGLLHDIGKVVLFEVNEKSTALFFTHRIKDNDNIALENKIFASDHCHVGGYLLHIWGFTYHIIEAVVLHHSPEKLRQKNFGVAQAVYLANVLINKQTPDVEFISHYKLTGVIDALTQRAEKLT, via the coding sequence ATGAAAGTATTATTAATTGATAATCTTAGTGGTCAGCTGTTGGCGCTTAAGCAAGCGCTAACTAATTCTCGGGCAAAATTCGCTCATGTAACAGGCTTAAATGCGGCGGTTTCTGCCCTTTCACAACACCAGTTTAATGTGGTTATATGCGCGGCAATGGTCGATAACAGTAGTGGTGACGCTATACTTGAAATGGTGTCAAAAAAGTTTCCGACTATCGTGCGCATATTGATTGATGGCAACGAGCAACAGCCACATAGCATTGCCCATTACTGTTTTGCCCAACCTTTAGAATGCCGTGTCATTGTTAGCACCATTACCCAATTAACGAATAATAATCAAGCTATTACTAAAGATATTATTGTCAAAACCATTGCTAATATCAAAGTATTACCCAGTCCTCCAAAAGTTTATATGCAGCTCAATGCCATTTTAAAAGAGCGTAATTCTGACTCTCATAAAATAGCTGAAATTATTCAACAAGACCCTGCCCTCACGGCAAAAGTATTGCAATTTTCTAACAATACTTTTGCAACTAACGGCAAGCCGATGATGAATATTAGCGATGCTATTACTAAAATGGGTATTGATACTTTATGCTGTATCGTGATGACAGCTGAGTTATTTGCTTATAATCCAAAAATCAAAGACTTTTCGATACTTGATGAACAACTACATTGTTTAGCAACAGCAAAACTGGCAGCATCAATGGTTAAAGCCGAATTAAAGCAAGATGCCATGATCGCGGGTTTACTGCACGATATTGGTAAGGTGGTACTCTTTGAAGTCAATGAAAAATCGACCGCGTTATTCTTTACCCATCGTATCAAGGATAACGATAACATCGCGTTAGAAAATAAAATATTCGCCAGTGATCATTGTCATGTCGGTGGCTATTTATTACATATCTGGGGTTTTACATACCATATCATCGAGGCCGTTGTTTTACATCACAGTCCAGAAAAGCTACGACAAAAAAATTTTGGTGTTGCACAAGCGGTTTATCTTGCTAATGTACTTATTAATAAGCAAACACCGGACGTTGAATTTATCAGCCATTATAAATTAACCGGTGTTATTGACGCACTAACTCAACGAGCAGAAAAACTCACTTAA
- the argS gene encoding arginine--tRNA ligase produces the protein MNISNILSEKVSAAMVAAGLPEGTNPAISLSNRANFGDYQANGVMGAAKKLKTNPRELAIKVVEALDLTGIAEKVDLAGPGFINIHLDKNWLATQLNLISNDKNLGVNQSAEPQNVVVDYSAPNLAKEMHVGHLRSTIIGDAVVRALEFRGEHVIRQNHMGDWGTQFGMLLAHLSDKLASNEVAETALADLENFYREAKIRFDNEEGFADRARDYVVKLQSGEAQCAVLWQQFIDISIAHSEEIYQKLNVTLTRDDIMGESAYNDDLSNVIDELMAQKIAVEDQGAKVVFINEMANKDGDPSVFIVQKSGGGYLYATTDLSACRYRSGELKADRIIIFTDARQALHFKQVEIVARKAGFLPEHVGYDHCPFGMMMGDDGKPFKTRTGGTIKLAALLDEAIVRAATLIKEKNPEITEADLAEISHKVGIGAVKFADLSKNRTSDYIFNWKTMLSFEGATAPYLQYAYSRIQSIFTKANFSTTNSMQTITIIESQEKALALKLLQLENVIDAVISECTPNLLCNYLYELASLYMSFYEACPILKDDIAVDIKQSRLALSYIIANTLKQGLDILGIDVMERM, from the coding sequence ATGAATATTAGTAACATCCTAAGTGAGAAAGTTAGCGCTGCTATGGTCGCAGCAGGTTTACCTGAAGGGACAAACCCAGCGATAAGTTTATCAAATCGAGCAAATTTCGGTGATTACCAAGCAAACGGTGTTATGGGTGCAGCTAAGAAATTAAAAACCAACCCACGTGAACTGGCAATTAAGGTTGTTGAAGCGCTCGACTTAACCGGCATCGCTGAAAAAGTTGACTTAGCTGGCCCTGGGTTTATTAATATTCATTTAGATAAAAATTGGCTAGCGACACAGTTAAACCTGATATCGAATGACAAAAACCTTGGCGTAAACCAATCAGCAGAGCCACAAAATGTTGTTGTCGATTACTCTGCGCCTAACCTCGCAAAAGAAATGCATGTCGGTCACCTACGCTCTACCATTATTGGTGATGCGGTTGTTCGAGCTTTAGAGTTTCGCGGCGAACATGTGATCCGCCAAAATCACATGGGTGATTGGGGTACACAGTTTGGTATGCTATTAGCACATTTAAGCGATAAATTAGCGTCAAATGAAGTCGCTGAAACTGCACTGGCTGATTTAGAAAACTTTTACCGTGAAGCTAAAATTCGTTTTGATAACGAAGAAGGCTTTGCTGATCGTGCCCGCGACTATGTGGTAAAACTACAAAGTGGTGAAGCGCAATGTGCTGTACTTTGGCAACAATTCATAGATATTTCCATAGCGCACAGTGAAGAGATTTATCAAAAACTCAATGTTACGCTAACACGTGATGACATCATGGGTGAAAGTGCTTACAACGATGATTTATCGAACGTCATTGATGAATTAATGGCACAAAAAATTGCTGTAGAAGATCAAGGCGCAAAAGTTGTTTTTATTAACGAAATGGCCAATAAAGATGGTGACCCTTCAGTCTTTATTGTACAAAAATCTGGCGGCGGTTATTTATACGCGACGACCGACTTATCAGCCTGTCGTTACCGTAGCGGTGAATTAAAAGCCGATCGCATTATTATCTTTACCGATGCCCGCCAAGCCCTACATTTTAAACAAGTGGAAATTGTTGCTCGTAAAGCTGGCTTTTTACCTGAACATGTCGGTTATGATCATTGCCCATTTGGCATGATGATGGGAGACGACGGAAAACCATTTAAAACGAGAACAGGTGGTACGATTAAACTTGCTGCATTACTTGATGAAGCGATCGTGCGTGCAGCAACGTTAATCAAAGAAAAAAACCCAGAGATTACTGAAGCTGATTTAGCGGAGATTTCACATAAAGTTGGTATCGGCGCGGTTAAGTTTGCCGATTTATCGAAAAACCGTACTAGTGATTATATTTTTAACTGGAAAACCATGTTAAGTTTTGAAGGTGCAACGGCACCTTACTTACAATATGCTTACTCTCGTATTCAAAGTATTTTTACTAAAGCTAATTTTTCAACAACAAATAGCATGCAAACCATTACTATTATTGAATCACAAGAAAAAGCGTTAGCATTAAAGTTATTACAATTAGAAAATGTAATCGACGCTGTTATCAGCGAATGTACGCCTAATTTATTGTGTAATTATTTATATGAGCTTGCTAGCCTATATATGAGTTTTTACGAAGCTTGCCCTATTTTAAAAGATGATATTGCAGTCGACATTAAACAATCACGATTAGCACTAAGCTACATTATTGCCAACACCCTTAAACAAGGTCTAGATATTTTAGGCATAGACGTTATGGAACGTATGTAA
- the prfC gene encoding peptide chain release factor 3 — MSVQQQEVDLRRTFAIISHPDAGKTTITEKVLLFGQALQKAGTVKGKKSGQHAKSDWMEMEKDRGISITTSVMQFPYEGCLVNLLDTPGHEDFSEDTYRTLTAVDSCLMVIDVAKGVEARTIKLMEVTRLRDTPIITFMNKMDRDVRDPMEVMDEVEDVLKIKCAPITWPIGMGKEFKGVYNILTDEIFLYQTGQGHTIQEKRVIKGIDNPELDAVIGNYAEDLREELELVVGASHEFNHEEFLKGELTPVFFGTALGNFGVDHMLDGLTRWAPKPLPRETDTRIVNAEEEKFSGFVFKIQANMDPKHRDRIAFMRICSGKYEKGMKMKQVRIGKDVKIADAVTFMAGDRSNVEQAYAGDIIGLHNHGSIQIGDTFTAGENMKFSGIPNFAPEMFRRIRLRDPLKAKQLQKGLIQLSEEGAVQVFRPFNSNDMIVGAVGVLQFEVVVQRLKTEYNVDAIYEPISVATARWCTCDNERTLEQFQKKAYDNLALDGGDNLTYIAPTMVNLSLAQERHPDIEFHKTREH; from the coding sequence ATGTCGGTACAACAGCAGGAAGTCGATCTACGACGCACCTTCGCTATTATTAGTCACCCCGATGCGGGTAAAACGACGATCACGGAAAAGGTCTTACTTTTTGGTCAAGCTTTACAAAAAGCCGGGACGGTAAAAGGTAAAAAGTCGGGGCAACATGCAAAATCTGACTGGATGGAAATGGAAAAAGACCGTGGTATTTCAATTACCACCTCGGTAATGCAATTTCCTTATGAAGGCTGTTTAGTTAATTTATTAGACACACCAGGCCATGAAGACTTTTCAGAAGATACCTATCGTACTTTAACGGCCGTTGACTCCTGTTTAATGGTTATTGACGTTGCTAAAGGTGTTGAGGCTCGTACCATTAAGTTAATGGAAGTTACTCGCTTACGCGATACGCCAATTATCACTTTTATGAATAAAATGGATCGTGATGTTCGTGACCCAATGGAAGTAATGGATGAAGTTGAAGACGTACTGAAAATTAAATGTGCGCCGATTACTTGGCCAATAGGTATGGGGAAAGAATTCAAAGGTGTTTATAACATTTTAACCGATGAAATCTTTTTATATCAAACCGGCCAAGGTCATACTATTCAAGAAAAACGCGTGATTAAAGGGATCGATAACCCCGAGTTAGATGCTGTTATTGGCAACTACGCGGAAGATTTACGTGAAGAACTTGAACTTGTTGTCGGTGCCTCACATGAGTTTAATCATGAAGAGTTTTTGAAAGGCGAACTAACACCGGTATTTTTTGGCACCGCACTAGGCAACTTTGGCGTCGATCATATGCTTGACGGTTTAACCCGTTGGGCTCCTAAGCCATTACCGCGCGAAACTGATACTCGCATTGTTAATGCCGAAGAAGAAAAATTCTCAGGTTTCGTGTTTAAAATTCAAGCTAACATGGATCCAAAACATCGTGACCGTATCGCTTTCATGCGTATTTGTTCAGGCAAATATGAAAAAGGCATGAAAATGAAACAAGTCCGTATTGGCAAAGACGTTAAAATTGCTGACGCGGTAACGTTTATGGCTGGCGATCGCTCTAACGTAGAGCAAGCTTATGCCGGTGATATTATTGGTTTACATAACCACGGTAGCATTCAAATCGGCGACACATTTACCGCTGGCGAAAACATGAAATTTAGCGGTATTCCAAACTTTGCTCCGGAAATGTTCCGTCGTATTCGTTTGCGTGATCCACTAAAAGCTAAGCAATTGCAAAAAGGCCTTATTCAATTATCTGAAGAAGGGGCTGTGCAAGTATTTAGACCATTCAACTCTAACGATATGATCGTTGGCGCCGTAGGTGTATTACAGTTTGAAGTGGTCGTGCAACGTTTAAAAACTGAATATAATGTTGACGCTATATATGAACCGATCAGTGTTGCTACTGCCCGTTGGTGTACCTGTGATAACGAGCGTACGTTAGAGCAATTTCAGAAGAAAGCTTATGATAACTTGGCACTTGATGGCGGCGATAACTTAACCTACATAGCGCCTACCATGGTGAATTTAAGCTTAGCGCAAGAACGTCATCCTGATATTGAGTTCCACAAAACACGCGAACATTAA
- a CDS encoding response regulator transcription factor — MSTAKVIIADDHPLFRTALKQAIVECIDDDETLEVDNFHDLLKEVSNNSNLELVFLDLHMPGNDGFTGLTQLQNHFPDIVVIMVSSDDNSETMQKAINFGAAAFIPKSADLATIAQAIDTVLEGGIWLPEHIEFNADQQIDIAHQKLAKQLSQLTPQQYIVLTQIADGQLNKQIAYDLDIKETTVKKHVSAILLKLEVNNRTLAGLAYQQLMLTPTQHLNVC, encoded by the coding sequence ATGTCAACAGCAAAAGTAATTATCGCCGATGATCATCCATTATTTCGTACCGCCTTAAAACAAGCGATTGTTGAATGTATCGATGATGACGAAACCTTAGAAGTGGATAACTTTCATGATTTACTTAAAGAAGTCAGCAACAACAGTAACTTAGAACTTGTTTTTCTCGATTTACATATGCCGGGTAATGATGGCTTTACCGGCTTAACCCAATTACAAAACCACTTTCCTGATATTGTCGTGATCATGGTATCATCCGACGACAATTCAGAAACCATGCAAAAGGCGATTAACTTTGGTGCAGCAGCCTTTATTCCAAAATCGGCTGATTTAGCCACTATAGCTCAGGCCATTGATACGGTTTTAGAAGGCGGTATATGGTTACCAGAACATATCGAGTTTAATGCCGATCAACAAATAGATATTGCGCATCAAAAACTCGCTAAACAATTAAGTCAACTTACGCCACAGCAATACATAGTGTTGACCCAAATTGCTGATGGTCAGTTAAACAAGCAAATTGCATATGATCTCGACATTAAAGAAACCACAGTCAAAAAACATGTTTCAGCGATATTATTAAAACTAGAAGTTAATAATCGCACACTGGCCGGCCTAGCCTATCAACAACTCATGCTAACCCCAACACAACATCTCAATGTCTGTTAA
- a CDS encoding TonB-dependent receptor, translating into MKRYTGKLSYLAITISAVLASQNLMAAEVDRALKDDPTLERIEVTARKSVESLQEVPVTMTSLSADELSERGIETITEVQQFSPNTTLQRSRGTNSTITAFIRGVGQQDPLWGYEAGVGIYIDDVYIARPQGAVLDLLDIERVEVLRGPQGTLYGKNTIGGAIKYVTKEMSGDAEFKIQGTVGQYNQKDIKLTGQYPIIADKLYVGFGLASMQRDGYGEFLTSDLPNQDKENYNKDLMASRISLEYHASDDLLFSLDWDKTTDDSNAKGGYRLLPSKLTDAPVPDDFYDSYTSLPTWNEVELEGISFTAKWDVSDATTLKYVFSSRDSYSPTNIDFDNTALRIFDVPAIYDDKQKTHEIQLNNTGDNYKFVSGLYYYDGESCGQFEAILEELGKTAFGTPGLTREVSGCSNSKSTAAYAQFSYELSEKWSVTAGARYTKDEKAALVRNGLIFDTVYPESGWVDGYVRPEGELVPIVLDDEKDWSKFTPRIGVEYQASNDLMFFTSFAQGFKSGTFNPRATAAEPAANPEDVDSFEIGMKSEWLENRLRANITLFSLDHKDRQYISVLPSEDASVLNQRLGNIGSSDATGIEAEFTYLATDDLMLSASFGFIDSEFKDVIDTDPVTGEEFDKSDRFSISNTPDYTFNLGVNYTIESTVGDFIINASYYYRDDYVLFEEDSLLTQDGYGLANISVVWYSDDSNWNAGLHVKNLTDEEYMIGGYQFVAPLEDGGYAPGLGGDNTLIGYYGDPRTVSFTVGYQF; encoded by the coding sequence ATGAAACGTTATACTGGAAAGTTGAGTTATTTAGCCATAACCATTTCAGCGGTTCTCGCTAGTCAAAATCTTATGGCGGCAGAAGTTGATCGAGCGCTAAAAGATGATCCAACATTAGAGCGTATTGAAGTTACTGCGCGTAAATCTGTTGAAAGTTTGCAAGAAGTGCCTGTTACTATGACCTCATTAAGTGCCGATGAATTATCAGAAAGAGGCATTGAAACAATCACTGAAGTACAACAGTTTTCTCCAAATACCACGTTGCAACGCAGCCGTGGCACTAACTCAACAATCACAGCATTTATTCGTGGTGTTGGCCAACAAGACCCGTTATGGGGTTACGAAGCTGGTGTTGGTATTTATATCGATGATGTTTACATTGCTCGTCCACAAGGTGCAGTGCTTGATTTACTCGACATTGAACGCGTTGAAGTATTACGCGGACCTCAAGGTACCCTTTACGGGAAAAACACCATAGGTGGCGCAATAAAATATGTCACGAAAGAAATGTCCGGTGATGCCGAGTTTAAAATTCAAGGAACCGTGGGTCAGTACAATCAAAAAGATATAAAATTAACCGGTCAATACCCAATAATTGCTGACAAACTTTATGTTGGTTTTGGTTTAGCCAGCATGCAACGCGATGGCTACGGTGAATTTTTAACTTCTGACTTACCCAATCAAGATAAAGAAAACTACAATAAAGATCTAATGGCAAGCCGTATTAGCCTTGAATATCATGCCAGCGATGATTTACTTTTCAGTTTAGATTGGGACAAAACAACTGATGATTCAAACGCTAAAGGGGGTTATCGTTTACTGCCAAGTAAATTAACTGATGCACCCGTACCGGATGATTTTTACGATTCATACACCAGTTTACCCACTTGGAATGAAGTTGAGCTAGAAGGTATTAGCTTTACGGCAAAATGGGATGTGAGTGATGCCACGACACTCAAGTATGTTTTTTCATCACGTGATAGTTACTCGCCAACCAATATCGATTTTGATAATACTGCTTTAAGAATTTTTGATGTTCCTGCAATTTATGACGACAAGCAAAAAACACATGAAATTCAACTAAACAACACCGGTGACAATTATAAGTTTGTTTCAGGTTTATATTATTATGATGGCGAGTCCTGTGGACAATTTGAGGCTATTTTAGAAGAGCTTGGAAAAACAGCTTTCGGTACTCCGGGGTTAACCCGTGAGGTTAGTGGTTGTAGTAACTCAAAAAGTACCGCGGCGTATGCTCAATTTAGCTATGAGCTATCAGAAAAGTGGTCAGTTACTGCCGGTGCTCGTTACACTAAAGATGAAAAAGCAGCCTTAGTTCGCAATGGTTTAATCTTTGATACTGTTTACCCTGAATCAGGTTGGGTGGATGGCTATGTTCGACCAGAAGGTGAATTAGTCCCCATTGTACTTGATGATGAAAAAGACTGGTCTAAATTTACTCCGCGTATTGGCGTTGAATATCAAGCCAGTAACGACTTAATGTTTTTTACCAGTTTTGCACAAGGCTTTAAATCAGGTACTTTTAACCCCCGTGCAACAGCTGCAGAGCCAGCAGCAAACCCAGAAGATGTTGATTCATTTGAAATCGGTATGAAGAGTGAGTGGTTAGAAAACCGCTTACGTGCCAATATCACATTATTCTCACTTGATCATAAAGACCGTCAATACATTTCGGTATTGCCAAGTGAAGATGCGAGTGTTTTAAATCAACGCTTAGGTAATATTGGTAGTTCTGATGCAACAGGTATCGAGGCTGAATTTACATATCTAGCAACTGATGACTTAATGTTATCAGCGAGCTTTGGTTTTATTGATTCTGAATTTAAAGATGTTATCGATACCGACCCAGTTACTGGTGAAGAGTTTGATAAATCAGATAGATTCTCAATTTCAAATACGCCTGACTACACCTTTAATCTTGGCGTAAATTACACCATTGAATCAACTGTTGGTGACTTTATTATTAATGCAAGTTATTACTACAGAGATGATTATGTCTTGTTCGAGGAAGATAGTTTATTAACACAGGATGGCTACGGTTTAGCTAACATTAGTGTGGTTTGGTACAGTGATGACAGTAACTGGAATGCAGGTTTACATGTTAAAAACTTAACCGATGAAGAGTATATGATTGGTGGTTATCAGTTTGTTGCGCCGTTAGAAGATGGAGGCTATGCACCAGGATTAGGTGGTGATAATACGTTAATTGGCTATTACGGCGATCCAAGAACAGTATCTTTCACCGTTGGATACCAATTTTAA
- a CDS encoding PHB depolymerase family esterase, whose product MLKHLTAFIIILTLFFSVNSLAESSVLTEFGSNPGELTASYFQGAKSNNNLIVLLHGCVQQGEVLAQQTGLLALAKHKQFSLLIPQQSENNNIKGCFNWFSKQDIEKNQGESLSIKNMITTVNAEQSFNNIYIIGLSAGGAMASSMLVNYPEIFTAGAIVAGIPYPCANNLITAIACMRSGPSQEPEQLTELVKKINRTQTHWPALSIWTGNQDSVVNAKNAQYLARHWAQLSQSTKQPTITEHSGYTISQWQGLDKQITVELIEIENMDHGIAVAPELSNGGSEAPFVIKTPISTILYLLETWKI is encoded by the coding sequence ATGCTTAAACATTTAACTGCTTTTATTATCATTTTAACCCTTTTTTTTAGTGTTAACAGCTTAGCTGAGTCCTCAGTATTAACCGAATTTGGTAGTAACCCAGGCGAATTAACCGCAAGTTATTTTCAAGGTGCTAAGAGTAATAACAATCTCATAGTGCTATTGCATGGTTGCGTTCAGCAAGGAGAAGTACTTGCACAGCAGACTGGTTTACTCGCGCTAGCAAAACATAAGCAGTTCTCCTTACTGATTCCGCAACAAAGCGAAAATAACAATATTAAGGGCTGCTTTAATTGGTTTTCTAAACAGGATATTGAAAAAAACCAAGGTGAAAGTCTGTCAATAAAAAATATGATCACCACGGTAAATGCTGAACAAAGTTTTAACAATATCTACATCATAGGGTTATCAGCCGGTGGCGCGATGGCAAGTTCAATGCTAGTTAATTATCCAGAGATTTTTACTGCCGGTGCCATTGTCGCAGGTATCCCCTATCCCTGTGCAAATAATTTAATTACCGCTATTGCCTGTATGCGCAGTGGTCCATCGCAAGAGCCTGAGCAATTGACAGAATTAGTCAAAAAAATAAACCGTACACAAACTCACTGGCCGGCCCTATCAATATGGACCGGTAATCAAGACTCTGTGGTTAATGCCAAAAATGCTCAGTACCTTGCCAGACATTGGGCACAATTAAGTCAATCGACAAAGCAGCCGACGATCACGGAACATTCAGGCTATACCATTAGCCAGTGGCAAGGGCTGGATAAACAAATCACTGTCGAACTGATCGAAATTGAAAATATGGATCACGGTATTGCTGTTGCCCCAGAACTCAGTAACGGTGGCAGTGAAGCACCATTTGTTATTAAAACACCAATTAGCACAATTTTATATTTGCTCGAGACATGGAAAATATAA
- a CDS encoding DUF3465 domain-containing protein — protein MISQYLYGKGSVEKIFADDLKGSRHQKFTVKLNNKKSVLVVHNIDISRRINNLNIGDKVEFYGVYQWNRFGGLVHWTHKNNALAEHKAGWIKHNNTLYQ, from the coding sequence ATGATTAGCCAATATTTGTATGGCAAAGGTAGTGTTGAAAAAATTTTTGCTGATGATCTTAAAGGTAGTCGACATCAAAAGTTTACCGTTAAACTTAACAATAAAAAATCAGTGTTAGTTGTGCATAATATTGATATATCTCGGCGTATCAATAATTTAAATATTGGTGATAAAGTCGAGTTTTATGGAGTTTATCAATGGAATCGTTTTGGCGGCTTAGTGCATTGGACTCATAAAAATAACGCGTTAGCTGAGCACAAGGCGGGTTGGATAAAGCACAATAATACGCTGTATCAATAG
- a CDS encoding catalase — protein MKKKLTTSAGCPVADNQNIMTAGKRGPQLLQDVWFLEKLAHFDREVIPERRMHAKGSSAYGTFTVTHDISQYTKAKIFSDVGKQTEFFARFSTVAGERGAADAERDIRGFALKFYTEEGNWDLVGNNTPVFFLRDPLKFPDLNHAVKRDARTNMRSAQNNWDFWTSLPEALHQVTIVMSERGIPASYRHMHGFGSHTFSLINADNERFWVKFHFRSNQGIKNLTDVEANKLIGEDRESHQADLYNTIEAGEKPSWQLQIQVMTDEQAQNSPYNPFDLTKVWPHGDYPLIDVGVLELNRNPENYFAEVEQAAFNPANIVPGISFSPDKMLQGRLFSYGDAQRYRLGVNHSSIPVNAPRCPVHSYHRDGAMRVDGNHGGTIGYEPNSQGEWQEQPDFSEPPLSLSGSAKHWDHREDEDYYSQPGALFNLMTPAQQQALFANTAASIGGASIEVQKRHIRNCLKAAPAYGEGIANALDISLTKL, from the coding sequence ATGAAGAAAAAACTTACCACCAGTGCAGGTTGTCCTGTTGCTGACAATCAAAATATTATGACAGCAGGTAAACGCGGTCCGCAGTTACTACAAGATGTTTGGTTTTTAGAAAAGTTAGCGCATTTTGATCGTGAGGTTATCCCTGAAAGGCGCATGCACGCCAAAGGCTCTAGCGCTTATGGTACTTTCACCGTAACACACGACATCAGTCAATATACCAAAGCAAAAATATTTTCTGATGTTGGTAAACAGACTGAATTTTTTGCTCGCTTTAGTACCGTTGCCGGCGAACGTGGTGCTGCTGACGCTGAACGTGATATCAGAGGCTTTGCTTTAAAGTTTTATACTGAAGAAGGCAACTGGGATTTAGTTGGCAACAACACTCCGGTTTTTTTCCTCCGTGACCCACTAAAATTTCCTGATTTAAACCATGCCGTAAAACGTGATGCCCGTACTAATATGCGTAGCGCTCAAAACAATTGGGACTTTTGGACTTCGTTACCAGAAGCATTACATCAAGTGACTATCGTGATGAGTGAACGTGGGATCCCGGCTAGCTATCGTCATATGCATGGCTTTGGTAGCCACACGTTTAGCTTAATTAATGCTGACAATGAACGTTTTTGGGTGAAGTTTCACTTCAGATCCAATCAAGGTATTAAAAACTTAACTGACGTCGAAGCGAATAAACTCATTGGTGAAGACAGAGAAAGTCATCAAGCTGATCTATATAACACTATAGAAGCCGGTGAAAAACCTTCTTGGCAATTACAAATTCAAGTCATGACTGATGAACAGGCACAGAACTCACCATACAACCCTTTTGATTTAACTAAAGTATGGCCGCACGGTGATTACCCACTGATTGATGTTGGTGTTTTAGAGTTAAACAGAAACCCTGAAAACTACTTTGCTGAAGTTGAACAAGCCGCCTTTAACCCCGCTAACATTGTTCCCGGGATTAGTTTTTCACCCGATAAAATGCTGCAAGGTCGATTATTTTCATACGGCGATGCTCAACGTTATCGTTTAGGTGTAAACCATAGTTCAATTCCTGTCAATGCACCACGTTGTCCAGTGCACAGTTATCACCGAGATGGAGCTATGCGAGTTGACGGTAATCATGGTGGCACCATTGGCTACGAGCCAAATAGTCAAGGTGAATGGCAAGAACAACCTGACTTTTCAGAGCCACCTTTAAGCTTATCTGGCTCTGCTAAGCATTGGGACCATCGAGAAGATGAAGATTACTACTCACAACCTGGTGCATTATTTAACTTAATGACTCCAGCGCAGCAGCAAGCGCTCTTTGCAAATACTGCAGCTTCAATCGGTGGCGCATCTATTGAAGTACAAAAACGTCATATTCGTAACTGTTTAAAAGCAGCACCAGCCTACGGTGAAGGTATCGCAAACGCTCTTGATATATCATTAACCAAGCTTTAA
- the fur gene encoding ferric iron uptake transcriptional regulator, with amino-acid sequence MPEQNEELKRAGLKITLPRIKILAILQNPNNQHISAEDVYKILLEQHEEIGLATVYRVLNQFDDAGIVTRHHFEGGKSVFELSHKKHHDHLVCLNCGKVVEFEDDVIEQRQEDIAKSHKVKLTNHSLYLYGECEDEVACEKYRKSQF; translated from the coding sequence ATGCCTGAACAAAATGAAGAATTAAAGAGAGCCGGATTAAAGATCACTCTGCCGCGCATTAAAATATTGGCCATTTTACAAAATCCAAACAACCAACACATCAGTGCTGAAGATGTATATAAGATTTTACTTGAACAGCATGAAGAAATTGGTTTAGCCACGGTATATCGTGTATTAAACCAGTTCGATGATGCTGGTATTGTTACTCGCCATCATTTTGAAGGTGGTAAATCAGTATTTGAATTAAGCCACAAAAAACATCATGACCATTTAGTTTGTCTAAATTGTGGCAAAGTGGTTGAGTTTGAAGATGATGTTATTGAGCAACGCCAAGAAGATATTGCTAAGTCGCATAAAGTAAAACTGACTAATCACAGTTTATATTTGTACGGTGAATGTGAAGACGAAGTAGCATGCGAAAAATACCGTAAATCTCAATTTTAA